Below is a genomic region from Apostichopus japonicus isolate 1M-3 chromosome 7, ASM3797524v1, whole genome shotgun sequence.
AGAAACAATATTTTTTCATAGAAagaattatttgttttaattaaggTTACTCTTTATCCCTTTCAACCGTCGCCTCCCTCTCCCCCGTCCCACTTACTATCAAAACATCATGATATGTTAATTATAGATAGGTTGAATTAACAAGACAAGCAAAGTAATACCCTGCTGTTTTGCATTGAGAGATATTTTACGAGGTTTATGTAGAAAACCTTGCAAACTGGATCGATACCGACTGTTAATTTAAACCCGCGCCCCAACAGCCAATCAGAAGCTTGGATTCTGCTTTATGTAAATTAGGATCCATGTCCTCTACCTCCCAATAGCCAATCAGAAGGATCCATGTCCTTAAACTCCCAACATCCAATCAGAAGCTTGGATTCTGCTGTCTGTAAATCGTTGGCAGGACAGTTTATAAAGACTAATTCTGAAGATTTTGGTGGAAGCATCAGTTGAAAGTTAGAAAGGCAGTTTGTATAAAATAgtatcaaaatatatttaagaaaaaactatgaaaaaaaaatataaaaaaactgtACAGTGGACTTTCTTTCTCCATATATCGACAATCTGAAAACGAGGAAAGACAATTACTACATCTTAACTGAAGGTACTGCTTGTGTTTTAGCTGCGCGACtaggaacaacaaaaaaaacataaaaataaataaaaattataacactatttacatgtaaaagcaaaaacaggaatcaagaagaaaaaaagtaataatttaCATGCGTTCctattttttaaaactttgtaTGATAGTTTGCCTATCCACACGTCGTAAAAAAAGACTCAAGTTTCCTTGATAAGGCTAAGATTTTTGTAACTGTTACTGGCCATTTTAGAATTATTACCATTTGTTTGCTGATGGTTTCTTCTTTAtgaataattgtttttcttttcagaaaCGAAACAACGGTACaggggggaagaggagggaggtggggggggggtggagttgAATACTGATCATGTAGGCCTAATGATGTTTAGTCCTTCTTTctctatttttatattttcgcttggagaacaaaatatatctacgttttttttttttaatttttcttttcttttttgttgtggAGGGATGGCATTTTCGAGTAATAAACTGGGTTTCCCCATTTtgtccaaaatatgtgtttttacatattttatgtacTATATCAttaataaaactttatttttgaTGGAACACAACAATTATGAAAGTAACACAAAGAATATGGAAATGCTCGTTATTAACTGGGAGgttggaggtgtgggggggggggggggcatgataGGTGCAGTAGGGTGATTCTTGTTGCTTTCTTTTGAACTATATGCTGCTGATcaaggtgggttttttttttttttgtggttataAGTTTAAACGTCACATGGATTTAGGTCATAATGTTTGGACCTACATTATTTACAgccattctatatatatatattttacaaaccCGTTACCATATACAAACATTTGAGATTTTCCAAAACAGAGTAAATTTGCTCttatttacaaaaaaagtaCTGAGAACTTCGTAAGGCCCCTCTTGATAGAAGTACATACTTAAAATATcttatatttcaaatatcacaGAGGTGGCTTCTCCGTTTTGTTTTGGCACACCGTTCAACTCTCGCTGTTTTTGCAAGACTACAGTGCAGGGCCGTGTTATCGAGGAATGTAATACAGCACATTAGTACTCTTCACACGTCCCAAGTTTCTACATGTTGATATACCATGCGTATCTCCATACATAGGCACATAACAGCAAACCACAGCGAAACCATAGATAAAGGCTTTAACCACCCTACCGATGCTCTTAAGGACCATTGGCCCTTTAGTATTATGATTGTATAATGATACATGGTTTTTATACAATGAATTCCGGCACAAATTTATAGTGCAATTTCTTGGGAACTCGTTCCATTATACGCTTGTTCGGTCTGGTGTAGTTACGCAGGGCTCGGGCCATATTCTGGTAAGTCATGGGCTGTTTCTTGCCTTTGGCTTTAGACCACAACTCTGCAAATTTGTCCTTCCTTCTGGAGTTGAACCTGAATAGTCCCTCTGATTTATTTACCCATTCCACGTACCCACGTGACGTCATTGGATCGTTCAGATGTTCCAGGATAAATTTGTAGAGAATGGGATGTCTTCTCTCtgttagaagaagaaaatatggaaaattgaAGAACACTACACTTCTACAAGAGGACGGGTGGAAggtgggggagagggtgggggtgcTTTATCTGAAATTTGAAAGATACTACAGCCGTtctatcaatattaatataaaaaacctTTTATTCTACCTCCATTTTGCTTAACaaaagtcgttttttttttctgctctGGTGTGATATATATGTCAAGTTTGCCACGAAAATGGTGGCGCGCTATATGTTTAACAATCTTTCATGATAAGATGTTGACTTACTTGTTCCTGTCGGTTTTCTCGTCGTTCTAATCACACTCGGTACAAAatcgtcatcttcatcgtcaCTGGATGATTCCCCCGAATCAGAACTTCCCGAATTAATCGGTTCTCTTTTAATTGTGATGTTCTGTTCATCTAAAAGTGGCCAGATGTAAGGCGGGTACTCGGGTGTTCGCTGGTTCGCATACGACATATGTTGATAATTGACCGAAGGGTCATAGTTAATGACGTAGTCTTCCTGTCCAGTCGCCATGTTGTTGTGGTTGGTCATGggttgttgatatattataggaTCGTTGTAGACAGAGTTCATGTTCATGTACTAAAAAAAAGAGTTGAAGATAAGAATATGTCAAAATGACAACGTTTTATCTTGCTCTTGTAGTATAGTAAGGCTACTAAACTTAATTTATcttggttattatttttatgatgaaTAGGCAATTTGAAACAGTAAGAAGTGCAAAagagcatttttttttggtgcaaatattttattacatGTCTTAAACTTCATGGAAAATGATTTCGATCAAGAAAATTCGTCTATGGTGCAAATTTGACTTCCACATTGATTGATATTCAGCATAGAAATCAATCTATTGAATACTTATATTACTATACATATACATCCCGTCCGTTCTAGCAATCTAGCACATAAGGAGCTCTGTCAAGACGTAAATATAT
It encodes:
- the LOC139969778 gene encoding ETS homologous factor-like, giving the protein MEQSLLDLLDSPDTSNLGCLLNQLENSPSSDSTLTDLQVYQYPSVDPVSISKELQLPVDPHHWDTSHLLRWVEWTLRQANTDDGELWRIREQLRLQSINGDHLTKWSAFEYDRIFNYSSEYLRQQMTNWLQALHTTDRYSITEDFFLGQAQPGYENEYMNMNSVYNDPIIYQQPMTNHNNMATGQEDYVINYDPSVNYQHMSYANQRTPEYPPYIWPLLDEQNITIKREPINSGSSDSGESSSDDEDDDFVPSVIRTTRKPTGTKRRHPILYKFILEHLNDPMTSRGYVEWVNKSEGLFRFNSRRKDKFAELWSKAKGKKQPMTYQNMARALRNYTRPNKRIMERVPKKLHYKFVPEFIV